In one window of Mastigocladopsis repens PCC 10914 DNA:
- a CDS encoding DUF192 domain-containing protein — translation MNHTPHTPQAKTLRKGKNSLNTPQVLLKYLNIIGPIAGFSLAIGSILLLLLALAARSPQQLPISAIAVVGDKKIELEVAKKPQELAHGLKFRSSLPQNRGMLFEIAKPQKVRFWMKDVRIPLDIIFIQPNGVVNTVTANSPPCPKEPCPLYYSTTPVNRVLELPAGAAQQLGIEPGTTIQIKNSINSR, via the coding sequence ATGAACCACACACCGCATACACCCCAAGCAAAAACTCTACGTAAAGGGAAAAATTCCCTTAACACCCCCCAAGTTCTACTGAAATACTTGAACATAATTGGTCCAATAGCAGGTTTCAGTTTAGCAATAGGGTCGATACTGCTTTTGCTGCTAGCTTTAGCAGCACGTTCTCCCCAACAACTACCCATAAGCGCGATCGCAGTAGTGGGAGACAAGAAAATTGAACTCGAAGTAGCCAAGAAACCACAAGAGTTGGCACATGGACTTAAATTCCGTTCATCATTGCCGCAGAACAGAGGAATGCTTTTTGAGATAGCGAAGCCTCAAAAAGTTCGGTTTTGGATGAAGGATGTGAGGATTCCCCTAGACATTATCTTTATCCAGCCAAACGGTGTGGTCAACACAGTAACTGCCAACTCCCCTCCTTGCCCCAAAGAACCTTGCCCTCTCTACTACTCCACCACTCCAGTTAACCGCGTACTTGAGCTTCCAGCAGGAGCTGCACAACAACTAGGGATTGAACCAGGCACCACTATTCAAATCAAAAATTCAATTAATTCTCGCTAA
- a CDS encoding type II toxin-antitoxin system VapC family toxin produces the protein MRTEVFLDTSYAIALSVKNDDFHEQAVRLADLLQAAGTRLVTTQAVLLEIGNALSRQRYRRAAVVLLNALETDSKVEIVSLSGQLYTQAFQLYCQRLDKEWGLVDCISFIVMQERGITEALTADEHFQQAGFRVLLRESLP, from the coding sequence ATGAGGACTGAAGTTTTTCTGGACACTTCTTACGCAATCGCTTTGTCTGTGAAAAATGATGATTTCCATGAGCAAGCCGTTCGACTGGCTGATTTGCTACAAGCAGCAGGAACACGCTTAGTAACCACCCAGGCAGTACTTTTAGAAATTGGCAACGCATTATCGAGACAACGCTATCGTCGAGCAGCAGTCGTATTGTTGAATGCTCTGGAAACAGACTCCAAGGTAGAAATTGTTTCCTTATCGGGGCAACTCTATACACAAGCGTTCCAGTTATATTGCCAAAGACTTGATAAAGAATGGGGGCTAGTAGACTGTATTTCTTTTATAGTTATGCAAGAGCGTGGGATTACTGAGGCACTAACCGCTGATGAGCATTTTCAACAAGCAGGCTTTCGCGTATTACTGCGAGAAAGCTTGCCCTAA
- a CDS encoding antitoxin AF2212-like protein: protein MKEIAAVFDGKVFHPAEPITLPANTRVKIIIETLETDEPETNSFLQTARALNLEGPSDWSVKLDHYLYGEETTDED, encoded by the coding sequence ATGAAAGAAATAGCAGCTGTATTTGATGGCAAAGTTTTCCATCCCGCTGAACCAATTACCCTACCAGCAAATACTCGCGTCAAAATTATTATTGAAACCTTAGAGACTGATGAACCAGAAACGAATTCATTTTTGCAAACAGCGCGAGCGCTGAACCTAGAGGGACCATCTGACTGGTCAGTCAAACTAGATCACTATTTATACGGTGAAGAAACGACTGATGAGGACTGA
- a CDS encoding siphovirus Gp157 family protein, with translation MTTNIEQNINYLTLQELSLEAAKLWEQLEEAEDEQSFVEQLLEQLFQVQGATERKIDAIAYVADQLKLDIDVWQSRLEAITELHTTVIQRKQNQLESIKSYLLHLYEKGILSERNSGIEREISFQNNPPKVVLKLDPLDPCFPEEFREVRIEYRPFTKQILMAHKEGRDVSTIAEIETGKHVRFKFLSSKSRKEKAKA, from the coding sequence ATGACAACAAATATCGAACAAAACATCAATTACCTCACCCTACAAGAACTTTCTTTGGAAGCTGCCAAACTTTGGGAACAACTAGAAGAAGCTGAAGATGAGCAAAGTTTCGTGGAGCAGCTTCTAGAGCAACTTTTCCAAGTGCAAGGTGCAACAGAGCGCAAAATTGATGCGATCGCCTACGTTGCTGACCAGTTGAAACTGGACATAGATGTATGGCAGAGCCGTCTGGAGGCGATCACCGAGTTGCACACCACAGTCATTCAGCGCAAACAAAATCAGCTTGAATCAATAAAATCCTATCTGCTGCATCTTTATGAGAAAGGTATTCTTAGTGAGCGCAACTCAGGAATAGAGAGGGAAATCAGTTTTCAGAACAATCCACCCAAGGTTGTGCTGAAGCTCGACCCACTAGACCCATGCTTCCCAGAGGAATTCCGGGAGGTACGCATCGAGTATCGCCCCTTTACCAAACAAATTCTTATGGCACATAAAGAAGGTCGTGATGTGAGCACGATTGCAGAAATTGAAACGGGCAAGCATGTCCGCTTCAAATTCCTTTCCTCTAAGTCAAGGAAAGAAAAAGCTAAGGCGTAA